The genomic window GGTGCTGGGCATCGAGCCGTTCTTCATGCAGCTGATCTCCGGTGTCGAGGCGGGCCTGGCCCGTACCGGCACCGCGCTGCTGCTCCAGGTCACCGACGACGCGGCGTCCGAGGAGGCCGCCTACCGGCGGTGGTGGGGGGAGCGCAGGGTCGACGGGGTGCTGCTCGTGGACCTGCGCGAGCAGGACCACCGGCTGGGCCTGGTCGCCGAACTGGGTCTGCCCGCGGTCGCGATCGGGCACGCGGGGGTCGCCTCGGGCGTCCCGTCGGTGTGGCTGGACGACGGCGCCGCGGTGCGCGAGACGCTGGCGTATCTGGCCGCCATGGGGCACCGCAGGGTCGCCCGCGTGGCGGGCCCGGCGCATTTCGTGCACACCAGGGAGCGGGGGGAGGCCTTCGACGCCGCCGCCGTGGAACTGGGCCTGGACGGCGTGCCGTCGGTCTACACCGACTACTCAGGCGAGCAGGGCGCCCGGGCCACCCGGCGCCTGCTGTCCGGGTCGCTGCGGCCCACCGCGATCGTCTACGACAACGACGTGATGGCGGTGGCGGCGCTGAGCGTCACCCAGGAGATGGGCGTGGCCGTACCGGGCGAGCTGTCACTCGTGGCCTGGGACGACAGCGAGCTGTGCCGGCTGGTGCACCCCGCGCTGACCGCGGTGAGCCGGCGGGTCATGGAGTACGGCGAGCGGGCCGCGACGGCGCTGCTCTCGCTGATCGACGGCGCCGCCGTCCCTGACATCCTGCTCCCGCCGCCGTCCCTCGTCCCGCGCGGCAGCACCGCGCCGCGCGCCGCCTAGGCCGCCGCGGCGGAGGGGAGCGCGGCCCGGGCGGGCCCCGGCCCGCCCGCGCGCTGCCGCTGAAGCGGTCAACCGTCTTTTGTTACATGGTGTTTCACCGGCGCGGCCGCCGTGCGATCCCTTGACGGCCGTGATGTGCCCTAGTTAAATCACGTCGCGATATAAGCCGTGAAACAAGGTGTGAAACACGCGTGCGGACCCCCTCGCTGCACGCTTGACCATGTCAGGCCCATGCCATCGTGCCGAGAAAGGCAACGACCCATGAGCGCAGCAACCCGGCCCCACACGGGCAGATCCTCCGGATCCCGACTGCGACGCGTCATCGTCGGGACCCTCACCGCCGCAGCCGCGGCGATCACCCCCCTGCTCGCCGTTCCCGCGACCGCGCACGCCGCGGGAGAGAGCGTGCAGGTCTACCTCACCACCACCAACGACTCCGGCGGACGCAACGTCGTCAAGGGCCTGGAACAGCAGGCCCCGCTGTCCTTCGGCTCCGGCACCGGCGGCTCCGGCCAGAACGTGACGGTGGACGAGGGCACCACCTACCAGCAGTTCACCGGTGGCGGCGCCTCCTTCACCGACACCGCCGCCTGGTTGATGAACAGCAGCGGCGCGCTGTCGGCGTCGACCCGCAACACGGTCATGCAGAAGCTGTTCGACCCGGTCAACGGGATCGGCCTGGGCTTCCTGCGCAACCCGATGGGCGCCTCGGACCTCGCGCGCGACAACTACACCTACGACGACATGCCCGCGGGCCAGACCGACCCGACCCTCGCGCACTTCTCCATCGCCCACGACCTGGCCGACGTCGTGCCGCTCACCAAGCAGGCCCGGCAGCTCAACCCCAACGTCAAGGTCATGGCGACCCCGTGGACCCCGCCGCCGTGGATGAAGGACAACGACGCCTACAGCCAGGGCTGGCTGGAGTCGCAGTACTACCCCGCCTACGCGCAGTACTTCGTGAAGTACCTGCAGGCCTACCAGGCGCAGGGCGTCCCGGTGGACTACGTCACCGTGCAGAACGAGCCCACCTGCTGCAGCGGTTATCCGTCGGCGCAGTGGAACGGCTCGGGTCTGGCGTACTTCACCAAGACCAACCTGCTGCCCGCGCTGCACTCGGCCGGGCTGTCCACCAAGGTCCTGGCGCTTGACTGGAACTGGGACACCTACGACAGCTACGCGGCGCCCACCGTCACCGACGCCGCCGTGCGCAACGACCCCAACTTCGGCGGGATCGCCTGGCACGGCTACGGCGGCAACGTCAGCGAGCAGACCACGGTCCACAACCAGTACCCGACCCTGCCCGCCTTCGACACCGAGCACTCCGGTGGCACCTGGATCGCCAACCAGCAGAAGGAGGACATGGAGAACCTGATCGACTACACCCGCAACTGGGGCCAGAGCTGGGTCAAGTGGAGCCTGGCGGTCGATCAGAACATGGGTCCGCACAACGGTGGTTGCGGCACCTGCACCGGACTGGTCACCGTGCACAACGGTGACAGCCGCAGCGGCCAGGTGGACTACACCATCGAGTACTACACGATGGGCCAGCTCACCAAGTTCGTGAAGCCCGGCGCCACCAGGATCGGCTCCACCGACAACTCCACCGTCCGCAACGTCGCCTGGCGCAACCCCGACGGCTCCAAGGCGCTCATCGCCTACAACGAGTCGTCGTCCGCGCAGACCCTGCGGGTCAACTGGGGCAACGAGAACTTCTCCTACTCGCTGCCCGGCGGCGCCTCGGCGACCTTCACCTGGGCCGGCCCGCCCGGCAGCGGCGGGAACACCGGCGGCCACACCGGCACCATCACCGGCTACGGCGGCAAGTGCGTCGACGTCGCCGGCTCCTCGTCCACCAACGGCGCCGCCGTGCAGCTGTACGACTGCAACGGCACCGCCGCCCAGTCCTGGACGGCCTCAGGCAGCACCTTGCAGGCGCTCGGCAAGTGCCTGGACGTCGCGTCGGCCGGCACCGCCAACGGCTCCAAGGTGCAGCTGTACGACTGCAATGGCACCGGTTCGCAGGTGTGGAACCGCGGAGCCAACAGCACGCTGGTCAACCCGCAGTCGGGCAGATGTCTCGACGCGACGGGACCCAGCTCCGCCAACGGCACCCGGTTGCAGATCTGGGACTGCACCGGCGCCGCCAACCAGCAGTGGAGCGCGCCCGCCGCGTGATCCGCTGACCCCGTGAACGGCCGGCCCGCGGACCTCTCACCGCGGCCGGCCTCGCCGAAGGAAGAGAAAGAGGACCGCCGGTCCCGCGCACCCAGCGCGGGCCGGCGGTTCGGCATGCCCTGATCCGGTGGCCCGGCGCCGCCCGCCCTCCGCCGCCGCCCGGGCCGCCGGTGGCCGGTCGCCTACCGAGTCGTCAACAGCTGTTTGTCAGACGTTGACCCAGGTGGCGGCGCGCGGAGGGGACGCCGTAGCCGTCGAAGCCTAACCTGGGTGGAGTGTCGGCTTCCGCTCCGGCGCC from Streptomyces sp. NBC_01198 includes these protein-coding regions:
- a CDS encoding LacI family DNA-binding transcriptional regulator, which produces MSPKKRPTIADIAEAAGVSKGAVSYALNGKTGVSEQTRARILEIAARMGWHPSSAARALSDGRSGAIGLVVDRPAWVLGIEPFFMQLISGVEAGLARTGTALLLQVTDDAASEEAAYRRWWGERRVDGVLLVDLREQDHRLGLVAELGLPAVAIGHAGVASGVPSVWLDDGAAVRETLAYLAAMGHRRVARVAGPAHFVHTRERGEAFDAAAVELGLDGVPSVYTDYSGEQGARATRRLLSGSLRPTAIVYDNDVMAVAALSVTQEMGVAVPGELSLVAWDDSELCRLVHPALTAVSRRVMEYGERAATALLSLIDGAAVPDILLPPPSLVPRGSTAPRAA
- a CDS encoding ricin-type beta-trefoil lectin domain protein, which produces MSAATRPHTGRSSGSRLRRVIVGTLTAAAAAITPLLAVPATAHAAGESVQVYLTTTNDSGGRNVVKGLEQQAPLSFGSGTGGSGQNVTVDEGTTYQQFTGGGASFTDTAAWLMNSSGALSASTRNTVMQKLFDPVNGIGLGFLRNPMGASDLARDNYTYDDMPAGQTDPTLAHFSIAHDLADVVPLTKQARQLNPNVKVMATPWTPPPWMKDNDAYSQGWLESQYYPAYAQYFVKYLQAYQAQGVPVDYVTVQNEPTCCSGYPSAQWNGSGLAYFTKTNLLPALHSAGLSTKVLALDWNWDTYDSYAAPTVTDAAVRNDPNFGGIAWHGYGGNVSEQTTVHNQYPTLPAFDTEHSGGTWIANQQKEDMENLIDYTRNWGQSWVKWSLAVDQNMGPHNGGCGTCTGLVTVHNGDSRSGQVDYTIEYYTMGQLTKFVKPGATRIGSTDNSTVRNVAWRNPDGSKALIAYNESSSAQTLRVNWGNENFSYSLPGGASATFTWAGPPGSGGNTGGHTGTITGYGGKCVDVAGSSSTNGAAVQLYDCNGTAAQSWTASGSTLQALGKCLDVASAGTANGSKVQLYDCNGTGSQVWNRGANSTLVNPQSGRCLDATGPSSANGTRLQIWDCTGAANQQWSAPAA